Proteins encoded by one window of Nasonia vitripennis strain AsymCx chromosome 5, Nvit_psr_1.1, whole genome shotgun sequence:
- the LOC100124081 gene encoding spermine oxidase, with product MLFEKPFWNLDDDERVLWFPFIWDDDSKNQIEADLEKKWLLGMNGAMTVEYKPRLLLLWITGKYVKHMENLPEDVVFNNSVENLQRFFGKSYNVSKPIAMMRSRWYSNPHFEGSYSYRSVESHKRQVYPEMLERPLNEDNLKLLFAGEATESARFSTVDGAIQSGWKAADRLIEHYEKSSGTLHGEKKMLRLLKTSGEST from the exons ATGCTATTTGAGAAACCTTTTTGGAATCTCGATGATGATGAAAGAGTACTATGGTTTCCTTTTATATGGGACGATGattcaaaaaatcaaattgaGGCTGat CTCGAGAAGAAGTGGTTATTAGGAATGAATGGTGCAATGACGGTAGAGTACAAGCCACGACTTTTGTTATTATGGATTACTGGAAAATATGTAAAACACATGGAAAATTTACCCGAAGACGTAGTATTTAATAATTCTGTCGAAAACTTGCAACGGTTTTTCGGTAAATCTTACAATGTTAGTAAACCCATAGCCATGATGCGAAGTCGTTGGTATAGCAATCCTCATTTCGAAGGTTCCTACAGTTATAGAAGTGTAGAATCGCATAAACGACAAGTCTATCCAGAAATGTTGGAAAGGCCATTGAATGAAGATAATTtg aaattattatttgccgGAGAAGCAACAGAGTCAGCTAGATTTTCAACAGTTGATGGAGCAATCCAATCTGGATGGAAAGCTGCAGACCGATTGATAGAACATTACGAAAAATCGAGTGGTACACtacacggagaaaaaaaaatgttgaggCTACTCAAAACTTCAGGAGAATCTACTTGA
- the LOC100124079 gene encoding spermine oxidase: MEGIKRVLKIAFLLCLALASNLKMCACESNDTAVANKTETITHPRIVIVGAGPSGIAAAAKLLENGFKNVTILEAEDRIGGRVYTSKIGDNSVDLGGQWVHGTEGNIVYKLANPLGVLDVSDKPNFGLEQEYLDSLGNHLDEAVTKNVSDFFFKYAGNWGVDTNMTTDSLGEHIEKVFDKHFKNNPEIFNDRRKFLHHLELFTISLESAENWTDISGAPHDQYRECPGDNMINWKERGYSTILDILMKRFPDPAMEIPVLSNTILESDVVCIDYLKNEEGPPVLVTTTKGQLYKADHVIVTVPLGVLKAKHESLFIPPLPDYKIETIKSLGFGSVAKIYLMFEKPFWNLGDRRVLHFTFIWNDAERTALQNETEKTWLLGISGARTVEHKPNLLEVWVAGKYAKDMELLLDEAILNHTMENLHRFLDKHYTVSEPLSMLRTRWYTNPHFRGTYSYRSVETEKKKVFPEMLERPLENGTILFAGEATHKDRFSTVDGAIASGWKAADRLINQYETLLPVNG; the protein is encoded by the exons ATGGAGGGCATTAAAAGGGTTTTGAAAATCGCCTTTTTACTTTGCTTGGCGCTCGCGAGTAATCTCAAAATGTGCGCCTGCGAAAGCAACGACACAGCCGTCGCGAATAAAACTGAGACGATTACACATCCAAGGATTGTGATAGTTGGTGCCGGGCCTTCGGGAATTGCGGCAGCAGCCAAGCTACTTGAAAATGGCTTCAAAAACGTGACGATTCTGGAGGCCGAGGATAGGATCGGTGGACGTGTGTACACGTCTAAGATAG GCGATAACTCTGTTGATCTCGGTGGTCAATGGGTGCATGGCACAGAAGGAAACATAGTCTACAAATTGGCTAATCCTCTCGGTGTACTCGATGTTTCGGACAAGCCGAATTTCGGCCTCGAGCAGGAGTATCTCGATTCCCTTGGAAATCACTTGGACGAGGCAGTGACGAAAAACGTTAGTGACTTTTTCTTCAAGTACGCGGGAAATTGGGGTGTCGATACCAACATGACTACGGACTCACTTGGCGAACACATAGAAAAAGT GTTCGATAAGCACTTCAAAAACAATCCAGAAATATTCAATGACAGAAGGAAGTTTTTGCATCACTTGGAACTGTTTACCATAAGCTTGGAATCCGCCGAAAACTGGACAGACATATCCGGAGCCCCACATGACCAATACAGAGAATGTCCAGGTGATAATATGATCAACTGGAAGGAACGAGGATACTCGACCATTCTTGACATTCTGATG AAACGTTTTCCGGACCCGGCGATGGAGATTCCAGTTTTAAGCAATACGATTTTGGAGAGCGACGTGGTGTGTATCGATTACTTGAAAAACGAAGAAGGACCACCAGTTCTAGTTACCACGACTAAAGGACAACTGTACAAGGCTGATCACGTTATAGTAACCGTACCCTTGGGTGTTTTAAAGGCGAAACACGAATCTCTTTTCATTCCACCTCTGCCAGATTACAAGATTGAAACTATAAAAAGCCTTGGTTTTGGCAGCGTTGCGAAAATTTACCTGATGTTTGAAAAACCATTTTGGAATCTTGGTGACAGAAGAGTTTTGCATTTCACTTTCATATGGAATGACGCTGAAAGAACTGCGCTGCAAAATGAA ACAGAAAAAACATGGCTATTGGGTATAAGTGGCGCTAGGACTGTAGAGCATAAGCCAAATCTGCTAGAAGTTTGGGTTGCCGGAAAGTATGCGAAGGATATGGAACTTCTCTTAGACGAAGCAATTTTGAATCACACGATGGAAAATCTTCACCGCTTTTTAGATAAACATTATACTGTTTCTGAGCCACTGTCAATGCTGAGGACTCGTTGGTACACAAACCCCCATTTCAGAGGTACTTACAGCTACAGAAGCGttgaaactgaaaaaaagaaagtttttCCGGAAATGTTGGAAAGGCCACTGGAAAACGGG ACGATCTTGTTCGCTGGCGAAGCAACACACAAAGATAGATTTTCGACAGTGGATGGAGCTATTGCTTCCGGATGGAAAGCAGCTGATAGACTAATAAATCAGTATGAAACGTTGCTGCCAGTCAATGGATAA
- the LOC100124083 gene encoding spermine oxidase, with product MEAYIELKKVLFIVSVIILNCKPNYCENNILNKNAKIIIIGSGPSGIAAASKLFENEFHNVMILEAEDRIGGRVYTTKFGNYSIDLGGQWVHGTKGNIVFELANPYGLVDVSDKEDSGLDIVGLDSSGNHIDPELANKLTDFYYEYVDSLDSRKDPASESIGQRAEKVYDEFFKNDSSALNQKRKFLDHLELSRNQEDSAFSWCDVSVPGLREYTNLEGDQWVNWKERGFSTILDILMKRYPNREKEHPIFNNTLLNVEVLSIDYLQDVKGPSVLITTTKGQLYKADHVIVTVSLGVLKEKYMSLFIPPLPVYKVNTIKASGFGAIAKIYFMYDEPFWTLKNNTRILHFSFLWNDAERKQIEADPEKEWLLGMATVLTVEKKPNLLSLWVSGKYVKQMEELPEEKVFNHSVENIQRFLGKKYNVTKPIAMLRSRWYNNPHFRGTYSYRSVEAHRQKVFPEMLERPLNEQTLKVLFAGEATSSHRYGTVDGAIRSGWKAADRLIDHYKKLSRTSAPVA from the exons ATGGAGGCatatattgaattaaaaaaagttttatttattgtttctgtaattattttaaactgcAAACCAAATTATTGTGAAAATAATATTCTTAATAAGAAtgcgaaaataattattatcggTAGTGGACCCTCTGGCATTGCAGCTGCATCAAAGTTGTTCGAAAATGAATTTCATAATGTAATGATTTTAGAAGCTGAAGATCGTATAGGTGGTCGTGTTTATACTACAAAATTTG GTAATTACTCTATTGATCTTGGTGGACAATGGGTACATGGCACGAAAGGTAACATAGTGTTTGAGCTTGCCAACCCGTATGGTCTCGTGGATGTTTCAGATAAAGAAGATTCCGGATTAGATATAGTGGGCTTAGATTCCTCTGGCAATCATATCGACCCTGAACTTGCAAACAAACTGACcgatttttattatgaatatgTAGACAGTCTAGATTCCCGAAAGGATCCTGCTTCTGAAAGTATTGGTCAACGTGCCGAAAAAGT ATATGAtgagtttttcaaaaatgacTCATCAGCACTAAAtcaaaaaaggaaattttTAGACCATTTAGAGTTGAGTAGGAATCAAGAAGACTCTGCTTTTTCATGGTGCGATGTATCTGTACCAGGTTTAAGAGAGTATACCAACCTTGAAGGGGATCAGTGGGTTAATTGGAAAGAAAGAGGTTTTTCGACCATTCTAGACATTCTTATG AAACGTTATCCAAATCGAGAAAAAGAACATCCAATATTTAATAACACTTTGCTTAACGTTGAAGTGCTATCAATTGATTATTTACAAGATGTAAAAGGTCCATCTGTTTTGATCACAACGACAAAAGGTCAATTGTACAAAGCCGATCATGTTATAGTAACGGTGTCACTAGgagttttaaaagaaaaatacatgTCTTTATTTATTCCACCACTCCCAGTTTATAAAGTCAATACTATAAAG GCCTCTGGATTCGGCGCGATAgccaaaatatatttcatgtATGATGAACCATTTTggactttgaaaaataatacaagaaTATTACATTTCTCTTTCTTATGGAACGACGCCGAAAGAAAACAGATTGAAGCTGAT CCCGAAAAAGAATGGCTGCTTGGGATGGCTACAGTATTGACTGTTGAAAAGAAACCAAATCTTTTGTCACTCTGGGTTTCCGGAAAATATGTCAAACAAATGGAAGAACTTCCCGAAGAAAAAGTATTTAACCATTCAGTGGAAAACATACAAAGATTTTTGGGAAAAAAATACAACGTTACAAAGCCTATAGCGATGTTAAGATCTCGCTGGTACAATAACCCACATTTTCGAGGAACTTACTCTTATCGTAGTGTAGAAGCACATAGACAAAAAGTCTTTCCAGAAATGTTAGAGAGACCACTAAATGAACAAACCTTA aaagtttTGTTTGCTGGTGAAGCAACGTCATCACATCGCTATGGCACAGTCGACGGTGCTATCAGGAGTGGCTGGAAAGCTGCTGATCGATTAATAGATCATTACAAGAAGTTAAGTAGAACATCTGCACCAGTTGCATAG
- the LOC100680169 gene encoding spermine oxidase-like, with protein sequence MDERSKYFRFCFIIYLVALNNFGFGLSSNISTLKKNARIIVIGAGPSGIAATTKLMENGFDNVTILEAEDRIGGRVYTTKLGNYSIDIGGQWVHGQDGNVVFQLAYPLGLVDVSDAPRYGTKEEFLDSSGNLVDAETVTKVGEFFNTHIYNDDKINAGYESIGEYAEKEFDEVFKNDPIILNQKRKFLHFLELSILESDSAFSWHDVSAPGYAVYKIFAGDQLGNWKERGYSTILDILMKRYPDPENEIPVINNTMLNAEVMSIDYSQNVERSPVLVTTTEGQVYKADHVIVTVPLGVLKAKHQTLFIPPLPDYKINVINYTGFGAVAKIFMLFDEPFWNSENKKRVLHFSFVWNEDDRQKIEADPDKKWLYGMDSAMTVEYKPQLLSLWVTGESVKDMEALPEETVFNHSVEHLKRFLGKKYNVSTPIAMMRSRWYSNPHFKGTYSYRSVETHKQQVFPEMLERPLDVQNMKILFAGEATESERFSTVDGAIRSGWKAADRLIDHYKKNE encoded by the exons atgGATGAGCGTAGcaaatattttagattttgttttatcatttatttagTTGCACTAAATAATTTTGGATTCGGTTTGTCTTCAAATATAAGTACTTTAAAAAAGAATGCAAGAATCATTGTCATTGGTGCTGGACCCTCGGGTATTGCAGCCACAACAAAATTAATGGAAAATGGATTTGATAATGTGACGATCTTAGAAGCAGAAGACCGTATAGGCGGTCGTGTTTACACTACAAAATTGG gtAATTATTCAATAGACATTGGTGGTCAGTGGGTACATGGACAAGATGGAAACGTTGTGTTTCAATTAGCTTATCCCTTAGGACTTGTTGACGTATCAGATGCGCCACGTTATGGTACAAAAGAAGAATTTTTAGATTCCTCCGGGAATTTAGTAGATGCCGAAACAGTTACAAAAGTAGGGGAATTTTTCAACACTCATATATATAatgatgataaaattaatgCGGGATACGAAAGTATAGGCGAATATGCCGAAAAGGA GTTCGACGAAGTGTTTAAGAATGATCCaataattttgaatcagaaaagaaaatttcttcattttctaGAATTATCAATCTTAGAATCAGATTCTGCTTTCTCTTGGCATGATGTCTCAGCACCCGGTTATGCAGTATATAAAATCTTTGCAGGCGATCAATTGGGTAATTGGAAAGAAAGAGGTTATTCCACGATATTGGATATATTAATG aaaCGCTATCCTGATCCAGAAAATGAAATTCCAGTCATCAATAACACTATGCTAAATGCTGAAGTTATgtcaattgattattcgcaaaATGTAGAAAGGTCACCAGTCTTGGTTACCACTACTGAAGGACAGGTGTATAAAGCTGATCACGTTATAGTAACTGTACCATTGGGTGTTTTGAAGGCGAAACACCAGACTCTTTTTATACCACCCCTAcctgattataaaatcaacgttataaat TATACTGGATTTGGTGCAGTAGCAAagatttttatgttatttgaTGAGCCTTTTTGGaattcagaaaataaaaaaagagtgttacatttttcttttgtttggAACGAAGATGACAGACAAAAAATCGAAGCCGAT CCCGATAAAAAGTGGTTATATGGGATGGATAGTGCAATGACGGTAGAGTACAAACCACAATTGTTGTCGCTATGGGTCACTGGAGAAAGCGTGAAAGATATGGAGGCCCTTCCGGAAGAAACAGTTTTCAACCATTCAGTAGAACACCTCAAAAGATTTTTAGGCAAGAAGTATAATGTAAGCACACCAATTGCGATGATGCGTAGTCGATGGTACAGCAATCCTCATTTCAAAGGAACTTACAGTTATCGTAGTGTAGAAACACACAAGCAACAAGTATTCCCGGAAATGTTGGAACGGCCGTTGGATGTCCAAAATATG aaaatactttttgctGGTGAAGCCACAGAATCAGAGAGATTTTCAACAGTAGATGGAGCCATCAGATCCGGATGGAAAGCAGCAGACCGACTAATAGatcattacaaaaaaaatgaataa